A genomic region of Cannabis sativa cultivar Pink pepper isolate KNU-18-1 chromosome 1, ASM2916894v1, whole genome shotgun sequence contains the following coding sequences:
- the LOC115705322 gene encoding 2-oxoglutarate-dependent dioxygenase AOP2, translating to MGVPKLPTIDLSVEKLKTSYLGTCKEVREALEDYGCFVVNYEDVSHQLHESLLSESKKLFDLPTDVKMRNISDKPYFGYVGNHPSIPPNHESLGISNSTILEHVQTFTNLMWPSTGNENFCETMIDYATRVSKLEKLVKRMVFESYGVGEKCYDSHVESSTFLLRLIKYKSPDELNKLEIGCHAHTDKSFLTILHQDEVNGLEIQTKDGQHWIGFQPSPSSFLVMAGDAFLAWSNGRIYAAPHRVVMSGRKARYSTGLFTYHEGVIHIPNELVDHQHPLQFKPFNHYGLLNYFSSSITAHSSSKAYCGL from the exons atgggtgtACCAAAGCTTCCTACTATCGATTTGTCAGTAGAAAAATTGAAAACCTCGTATTTAGGTACATGCAAGGAAGTTCGTGAGGCCTTAGAAGATTATGGTTGTTTTGTGGTGAATTACGAGGATGTTTCACACCAACTTCATGAATCACTCTTAAGTGAATCTAAAAAGCTTTTTGATTTGCCAACAGATGTTAAGATGAGAAATATATCAGATAAGCCTTACTTTGGTTATGTTGGAAACCATCCTTCGATTCCTCCTAACCATGAAAGCTTAGgtatttcaaattcaacaattttagAACATGTTCAGACTTTCACAAATCTCATGTGGCCTTCCACAGGAAATGAAAACTTTTG TGAAACTATGATTGATTATGCGACTAGGGTTTCGAAGTTGGAAAAATTGGTGAAGAGAATGGTGTTTGAAAGTTATGGGGTGGGTGAGAAGTGTTATGATTCACACGTGGAATCGAGCACTTTCTTGTTgagattaattaaatataaatcacCTGATGAGTTAAACAAATTAGAGATTGGTTGCCATGCTCATACTGATAAGTCATTCTTAACAATTCTTCATCAAGATGAAGTCAATGGTTTGGAAATTCAAACTAAGGACGGTCAACATTGGATTGGATTTCAACCCTCACCTTCTTCCTTCCTTGTTATGGCAGGAGATGCTTTTTTG GCATGGAGCAATGGAAGGATATACGCTGCTCCTCATCGAGTAGTGATGAGTGGAAGAAAGGCAAGATACTCAACTGGCCTATTTACGTACCACGAAGGAGTTATACACATTCCTAACGAGTTAGTCGATCACCAACATCCTTTGCAATTCAAACCTTTTAATCATTATGGCCTACTTAATTACTTCAGCTCCTCTATAACTGCTCACTCTTCTTCCAAGGCCTACTGTGGTCTTTGA
- the LOC115705300 gene encoding gibberellin 3-beta-dioxygenase 1, with product MPSRSLTDAFKSHPVHLHHKHLDFSSLDELPESYAWPEEQPASGDRWPEEISVPIVDLNDQNALKLIGHACKTWGAFQVTNHGIPSQLLHDIETAGRSLFSLPVSQKLKAARSPDGVSGYGLARISSFFPKLMWSEGFTIVGSPLEHFRQLWPQDYSKFCDIIEEYETQMKRLAGKLMWLMLGSLGITKSDVKWAGPKGDFKEGSAALQLNSYPACPDPDRAMGLAAHTDSTLLTILHQNSTSGLQVLKEGTGWVTVPPVKGALVVNVGDLLHILSNGLYPSVLHRAVVNRTRHRLSIAYLYGPPSSVQISPLQRLVGPGSPPLYRPITWNEYLGTKAKHFNKALSSVRLPNNFSPLNGLLITDVNDHNAVKVN from the exons atgccTTCAAGATCACTCACCGATGCCTTTAAGTCCCACCCAGTCCATCTCCACCACAAACACCTTGACTTTAGCTCATTAGATGAGTTGCCGGAATCATATGCATGGCCGGAGGAGCAACCTGCCAGCGGTGACCGGTGGCCGGAGGAGATATCTGTCCCTATTGTTGATttaaatgaccaaaatgcccttaaacTCATTGGACATGCATGCAAAACTTGGGGTGCCTTTCAAGTCACAAACCATGGAATCCCATCACAACTTCTTCATGACATTGAAACCGCCGGTCGGAGCCTTTTTTCTCTTCCGGTTAGCCAAAAGCTCAAGGCGGCTCGCTCACCTGATGGCGTATCCGGCTACGGCTTGGCTAgaatttcttctttttttccaaAGCTTATGTGGTCTGAAGGCTTCACCATCGTTGGTTCACCTCTTGAACATTTTCGCCAGCTTTGGCCCCAAGATTACTCCAAATTCTg TGATATAATTGAAGAGTACGAAACTCAAATGAAGAGGCTAGCGGGGAAGCTGATGTGGCTGATGCTTGGTTCTTTGGGTATAACAAAGTCCGACGTTAAATGGGCCGGGCCCAAAGGTGATTTCAAAGAGGGCTCAGCTGCTCTACAATTGAATTCATACCCGGCTTGTCCAGATCCGGATCGGGCCATGGGTCTTGCAGCCCATACTGATTCAACCCTCTTAACAATTCTACACCAAAACAGTACAAGTGGGTTGCAAGTTCTGAAAGAGGGAACTGGGTGGGTCACGGTTCCACCAGTCAAAGGAGCTCTGGTTGTGAACGTGGGTGATCTTCTTCACATTTTGTCAAACGGGTTATACCCGAGTGTGCTCCATCGGGCTGTTGTGAACCGGACCCGACACCGATTGTCCATTGCTTACCTTTATGGGCCCCCATCAAGTGTCCAAATATCTCCACTCCAAAGATTAGTTGGGCCAGGCTCTCCACCTCTCTACCGTCCGATCACTTGGAATGAGTACCTTGGCACTAAGGCAAAGCATTTCAACAAAGCACTTTCTTCTGTTAGACTGCCTAATAATTTTTCTCCTCTTAATGGATTATTAATCACCGATGTAAATGATCATAATGCAGTcaaagttaattaa
- the LOC115705315 gene encoding probable 2-oxoglutarate-dependent dioxygenase AOP1, whose amino-acid sequence MATESAVGRLPIIDFSVEQVLKPGTPEWNTVRAQVRQALEEFGCFEAQFDKIPIHIGKALFDALEQLFDLPLQTKQRNVSKKPFHGYVGQYPAVPLYESMGIDDANIRQNVEAWTSVLWPNNGNPTFCETIHAYSEQLSELDQIIRRMILESLGVEKYLEEHMNSTNYLLRVMKYKGPQTNETKLGLNAHTDKNIVTILNQNQVEGLEIQTKDGQWFTVKPSSSNSFIVMIGDSLNAWANGRLHSANHRVMMTGNEARYSTGLFSIPKAGYIVKAPEELVDEDHPLLFKPFDHVKFLDFYYTQAGQTAPSALHSYCGL is encoded by the exons atggcGACCGAAAGCGCTGTTGGGAGGCTTCCTATTATTGATTTTTCAGTAGAACAGGTACTGAAACCAGGTACGCCCGAGTGGAACACTGTAAGGGCCCAAGTCCGCCAAGCACTGGAAGAATTTGGTTGTTTCGAGGCACAGTTTGATAAAATTCCAATACACATTGGAAAAGCCTTATTTGATGCACTAGAACAACTTTTCGATCTTCCTTTACAAACCAAACAACGAAACGTTTCGAAAAAGCCATTTCATGGCTATGTGGGCCAATACCCAGCTGTGCCTTTGTACGAAAGCATGGGAATCGACGATGCCAATATTCGTCAAAATGTTGAAGCTTGGACTAGTGTTTTATGGCCCAATAATGGAAACCCAACTTTTTG TGAAACTATTCATGCTTATTCTGAACAATTATCTGAGTTGGACCAAATAATAAGAAGGATGATTTTGGAGAGTTTGGGAGTTGAGAAATATTTGGAGGAACACATGAACTCCACCAACTACCTTCTTCGAGTGATGAAATATAAGGGGCCTCAAACCAATGAGACCAAGTTGGGTTTGAATGCTCACACAGATAAAAACATTGTCACTATTTTGAATCAGAACCAAGTTGAGGGGTTAGAGATCCAAACCAAAGATGGCCAATGGTTTACTGTCAAACCTTCTTCTTCAAACTCTTTCATCGTCATGATCGGAGATTCTCTTAAC GCATGGGCAAACGGTAGATTACATTCTGCAAATCACAGAGTAATGATGACAGGAAATGAGGCAAGGTACTCAACGGGATTGTTTTCCATACCAAAAGCAGGTTACATAGTCAAAGCCCCGGAAGAGCTTGTGGATGAAGACCATCCTTTGTTGTTCAAACCCTTTGACCATGTCAAATTCCTTGACTTTTACTATACCCAGGCTGGTCAAACAGCCCCATCTGCTCTCCACTCCTATTGTGGACTCTGA